One window from the genome of Desulfovulcanus ferrireducens encodes:
- a CDS encoding bifunctional serine/threonine-protein kinase/formylglycine-generating enzyme family protein, translated as MGSECRQPLLEEGTILNGKWEVLGHIATGGKGEVYLARQKNLDRDVAVKITSPEFLTSLEDEEEAATEIERFRREVQIMARIRHPNVLQVFDFDRVRMDGQELDYIVMEYVPGTTLRHYMPEEGFGEDEDEIRAWIRKYFIPILNGVETIHKMGIVHRDLKPENILLDGDIPKIADFGLAGGRFLKPVTRSHHILGTLFYMSNEQFMELSLTDFRADVYALGKILYEAVAGKMNKETSFIFKTARLPNPSTPFLKRLDRIIQQATAKERDKRTPSVQALRQALEKLIGHVADASTRHEYKRWDTNLPVGWIVLVFVLIILLGGGIWYHFSTSSKLQSFDPFEPGQQSQDVSQDEVQPSLAFSNGRFPKIISGKDGAVLRLVEGGEITVEHGPEAGKVVEIPPFYMDETEVTNHQYIEFLNKNLNDIVVQGQVVKGEGNIWLLLGEVVQGYEPIIYRDGRFFLNDPSLASHPVVRVTAYGAKKFAEYYGRSIPTMPQWRLAARASTELSTPEEQPSSQGDQVQHMHTDLANQVAFPAPQQRINLLPVGSFPANRYGIKGLNGNVKEWVSIDYGKEKGLKFFLMSGQDKEREDRPIKSQTVVRQPWEAFDDAGFRTVANIKK; from the coding sequence ATGGGTAGTGAGTGCAGACAACCCCTTCTTGAAGAAGGGACTATTCTCAATGGAAAATGGGAGGTTCTGGGGCATATTGCCACAGGAGGGAAGGGCGAGGTTTATCTTGCACGACAAAAAAATCTTGACCGAGATGTAGCGGTAAAGATTACATCTCCGGAATTTTTGACTTCTCTGGAAGACGAGGAGGAAGCAGCAACCGAGATTGAAAGGTTTAGACGGGAAGTTCAGATCATGGCCCGGATACGTCACCCCAACGTCCTTCAGGTTTTTGATTTTGATCGTGTCAGAATGGACGGACAGGAGCTTGATTATATAGTAATGGAATATGTTCCGGGTACGACCCTCAGACATTATATGCCTGAAGAAGGATTTGGGGAGGATGAGGATGAAATTCGTGCATGGATACGCAAGTACTTCATACCGATTTTGAATGGAGTCGAAACCATTCACAAAATGGGTATTGTCCACCGGGATCTCAAACCTGAAAATATCCTGCTGGACGGCGATATCCCCAAAATAGCTGATTTTGGTCTGGCAGGGGGGCGTTTTTTAAAGCCCGTGACCCGCAGTCACCATATATTGGGGACCCTTTTTTATATGTCTAACGAGCAGTTCATGGAATTGTCGCTTACTGATTTTCGAGCCGATGTTTATGCCCTGGGTAAAATCCTCTATGAAGCTGTAGCTGGCAAGATGAATAAGGAGACCAGCTTTATATTTAAGACAGCCCGTCTGCCTAATCCATCAACCCCTTTTCTGAAGCGGTTAGACAGAATCATTCAGCAAGCAACGGCAAAAGAGAGGGATAAAAGGACCCCTTCGGTTCAGGCATTAAGACAGGCCCTTGAGAAACTCATTGGCCATGTTGCAGACGCTTCCACCCGGCATGAGTACAAACGATGGGATACCAACCTCCCTGTTGGATGGATAGTCCTGGTCTTTGTCCTGATTATTTTGCTGGGGGGAGGTATTTGGTATCATTTTTCGACTTCATCAAAATTACAGTCTTTTGATCCGTTTGAACCTGGGCAGCAATCGCAAGATGTAAGCCAAGACGAAGTCCAGCCATCTCTCGCCTTTTCAAATGGCCGTTTCCCAAAAATTATTTCAGGGAAGGATGGTGCTGTCTTGCGTCTTGTTGAAGGAGGCGAAATTACCGTCGAGCATGGGCCAGAAGCTGGTAAAGTTGTTGAGATTCCTCCTTTTTATATGGATGAAACAGAGGTTACTAACCATCAATATATTGAGTTCTTAAATAAGAACCTCAATGACATTGTCGTACAAGGCCAAGTAGTCAAAGGAGAGGGCAATATATGGCTTCTCTTGGGCGAAGTCGTGCAGGGGTATGAACCTATAATTTATCGTGACGGGCGTTTCTTCCTGAATGATCCCTCCTTGGCTTCTCATCCTGTAGTTCGGGTCACTGCTTACGGAGCCAAAAAATTTGCTGAATATTACGGTAGAAGCATACCAACCATGCCTCAATGGCGACTGGCCGCCAGGGCTAGTACGGAGTTGTCGACTCCAGAGGAGCAGCCCTCTTCTCAAGGAGATCAGGTACAGCACATGCATACTGACCTGGCCAATCAAGTTGCTTTTCCCGCTCCCCAGCAAAGGATAAATCTTTTGCCTGTAGGTTCGTTCCCTGCAAATAGATACGGTATCAAAGGATTAAACGGGAATGTTAAGGAATGGGTTTCGATTGACTATGGCAAGGAGAAAGGATTGAAGTTTTTTTTGATGAGTGGCCAGGACAAGGAGCGAGAGGATAGACCTATTAAATCCCAAACCGTTGTTCGTCAGCCTTGGGAAGCCTTTGATGATGCTGGATTCAGGACTGTGGCCAACATCAAAAAATAA
- a CDS encoding PP2C family protein-serine/threonine phosphatase, whose protein sequence is MDFFAISHKGSYRKRNEDRFLAKKISNGSLLLAVADGMGGEAGGELAAQIVVDTLAQYNPNAGQPEGELSRLIERAGDIILQEIEKKPEFKGMGTTAVAALILGMTVHWINVGDSRLYLFRDGILTQISKDHSFLQSFLDQGEMTLEEVRSHPLRNVLDQCVGCPDCNPDKNSFHLKHGDILLLSSDGLHKYVSSGQITEVLKSQSSLEDKARALLELALATGGRDNITIVLATV, encoded by the coding sequence ATGGATTTTTTTGCAATCAGTCATAAGGGATCCTATCGCAAAAGGAATGAGGATCGTTTTTTGGCCAAGAAAATATCAAACGGTTCCCTTTTGCTGGCCGTTGCCGACGGTATGGGAGGGGAAGCCGGAGGCGAACTGGCCGCACAGATCGTTGTTGATACTTTAGCCCAATACAACCCAAATGCAGGTCAGCCCGAGGGAGAGCTTAGCAGGCTTATAGAGCGAGCCGGAGATATCATTTTGCAAGAGATAGAGAAGAAACCGGAATTCAAGGGGATGGGCACTACTGCAGTAGCAGCCCTGATTCTTGGCATGACCGTCCACTGGATTAATGTTGGTGATAGCAGGCTTTATCTTTTTCGGGATGGGATACTGACTCAAATAAGCAAAGACCACAGTTTTTTGCAGTCCTTTTTGGACCAGGGGGAAATGACCCTGGAGGAGGTTAGAAGCCATCCCTTGCGTAATGTTCTGGATCAATGTGTTGGCTGTCCCGATTGTAATCCGGACAAGAATAGTTTTCACTTAAAACATGGAGATATTCTGCTTTTGAGCAGTGACGGGTTACACAAATATGTTTCCAGTGGGCAGATAACAGAAGTGCTTAAGTCTCAGTCCTCTTTGGAGGACAAGGCGCGGGCGTTGCTTGAACTAGCTCTGGCTACTGGCGGCAGAGATAATATAACCATTGTCCTTGCCACGGTCTAA
- a CDS encoding DUF4405 domain-containing protein — protein MNMRRITSLTAFISFFLILLTSIVLYIVPHGRVAYWSDWRLWGLSKEDWANLHINLGFLFLISLCLHIYYNWKPIITYLKNKASRITIFNANFTIAFLLTIVVSLGTYFMVPPFSTIINISESIKEAAARKYGQPPYGHAELSSVKMLCQRTGLDLQQCLKNLKEKNIVLQSPDQTILEIARKNGLTPKDVYLAMKGDVDGQEFHSMPSIPPSGLGRKSLGELCKEYKLDLEQVLRLLKENGYVGVNKDLTLKDLANKNRVNPMDIYMVIRQAEASNR, from the coding sequence ATGAATATGCGTCGAATTACATCGTTGACGGCATTTATTTCTTTTTTTCTGATATTGTTAACCAGTATTGTTCTGTATATTGTCCCACATGGTAGGGTGGCCTACTGGAGTGATTGGCGGCTTTGGGGTTTAAGTAAAGAAGACTGGGCTAACCTGCACATAAACTTGGGTTTTTTGTTTTTGATTTCTCTTTGTCTTCATATTTATTATAATTGGAAACCCATTATTACATATCTTAAAAATAAGGCTTCCAGGATAACCATTTTTAATGCCAACTTTACCATAGCTTTTTTGCTGACTATTGTCGTTAGCCTGGGTACATATTTTATGGTTCCGCCCTTCTCTACAATTATAAATATCAGTGAATCCATAAAAGAGGCTGCGGCCAGAAAGTATGGGCAGCCACCTTATGGCCATGCTGAATTGTCATCAGTAAAGATGTTGTGTCAGAGAACAGGGCTTGACTTGCAGCAATGCCTTAAAAATTTAAAAGAAAAAAATATTGTGTTGCAAAGTCCAGACCAGACTATTCTGGAAATTGCCCGCAAAAATGGCCTGACCCCTAAAGATGTATACCTCGCTATGAAAGGGGATGTTGACGGGCAAGAGTTTCACAGCATGCCTAGTATTCCACCATCTGGCCTGGGGCGCAAGAGCTTGGGTGAGTTGTGTAAAGAATACAAGCTAGATCTGGAACAGGTGTTAAGACTACTCAAAGAAAATGGCTATGTTGGAGTAAATAAGGACTTAACATTAAAAGACTTGGCCAATAAAAATAGAGTTAATCCGATGGATATTTACATGGTTATACGGCAGGCCGAAGCAAGTAACCGGTAG